The Mycoplasmopsis equigenitalium genome contains a region encoding:
- a CDS encoding class I tRNA ligase family protein, with amino-acid sequence MEYDFEKIEKKWQLKWKRNGSFETKNNFKLPKKYILSMFPYPSGRLHMGHVRNYAISDAIARFWRKENYNVLHPIGWDAFGLPAENAAIKNKSEPSAWTRSNINTMRDQLQELGFSFAYERELATCDYDYTKWEQDLFIKFYNEGLIYRKKASLNYCEKDQTVLANEQVVNNRCWRCDEPIVLKELNQYYFNIKKYQNELLEDLELLKNNWPDQVIKMQQNWIGKSNGYLIDCPIIDKQKLTKISKISIFTTENIDFNTLAFINLSYDHPLVKELIENNKIDAKKLEKIKLLTNDLTNQNFSYYELPVSAKNPLNPSGELKIVVTNYAHLKYKNDVIFGLFSEEKTDRDNQIISELKIHKMPEIEYDINKLIKDKIIKKETHFNLKDWGISRQRFWGTPIPLVHCEKCGIVPEDIKNLPIKLPKIKVLKSSKEALKENKEWLHTTCPKCHEFATRETDTLDTFMESSWYFLRFTTPKKDRIEKMFTKELDYFNQVDQYIGGIEHAILHLLYARFFTKLLYKMKIVKFKEPFKKLLTQGMVLKDGAKMSKSKGNVVDPSELISKYGADTARLFILFAAPPENDLEWSSAGVEGSFKFIKKLIANIGNVIKVDKQITPKDLSDTDKEIRFKIHKLLEKYYTTFMDENTTYSFNTIIALAMEVLNDLAKTRNYEVWTEAYYIMLNVLEPFIPHIASELSQELFLSSNLRHLILDQNALVLDYVKYAVTINGKVRGEMQVDRSTGKELVLAKAKEIAAKWLEGKEILKEIFIPGKLVNFVIKN; translated from the coding sequence ATGGAATATGATTTTGAAAAAATCGAAAAAAAATGACAATTAAAGTGAAAGCGTAATGGTAGTTTTGAAACAAAAAATAATTTTAAATTACCAAAAAAATACATCCTTTCAATGTTCCCTTACCCAAGCGGAAGACTACATATGGGACATGTACGTAATTACGCAATTTCTGATGCAATTGCTCGTTTTTGACGCAAAGAAAATTACAATGTTTTACACCCAATTGGTTGGGATGCTTTTGGTTTACCCGCTGAAAACGCCGCAATCAAAAATAAAAGCGAACCTAGTGCTTGAACCCGTTCAAATATTAATACAATGCGAGACCAATTACAAGAACTTGGATTTAGTTTTGCATACGAACGCGAATTAGCTACTTGTGATTATGACTATACAAAATGAGAGCAAGATTTGTTTATTAAATTTTATAACGAAGGTTTAATTTACAGAAAGAAAGCAAGTCTTAATTACTGCGAAAAAGACCAAACTGTTTTAGCCAATGAACAAGTTGTGAACAACCGTTGTTGAAGATGTGATGAACCCATTGTTTTAAAAGAATTAAATCAATATTATTTCAATATTAAAAAATACCAAAACGAGCTTTTAGAAGACTTGGAATTACTAAAAAATAACTGGCCGGATCAAGTTATTAAAATGCAACAAAATTGAATTGGAAAAAGCAATGGATACCTTATTGATTGCCCAATTATTGATAAACAAAAATTAACAAAAATCAGTAAAATTTCAATATTTACTACTGAAAATATCGATTTTAACACATTGGCATTTATCAATCTTTCATACGATCATCCATTAGTTAAAGAGTTAATTGAAAATAATAAAATTGATGCTAAAAAACTTGAAAAAATCAAACTATTAACTAACGATTTAACTAACCAAAACTTTAGTTATTATGAGTTGCCTGTCAGCGCTAAAAATCCATTAAACCCATCAGGCGAATTAAAAATTGTTGTAACAAATTATGCTCATTTAAAATATAAAAATGATGTAATTTTTGGTTTGTTTAGCGAAGAAAAAACTGACCGCGATAATCAAATTATTAGCGAACTAAAAATTCATAAAATGCCAGAAATTGAGTACGATATTAACAAACTAATCAAGGATAAAATCATTAAAAAAGAAACACATTTTAACCTTAAAGATTGAGGAATAAGTCGCCAAAGATTTTGAGGTACACCTATTCCTTTAGTACACTGCGAAAAATGTGGAATAGTGCCTGAAGATATTAAAAACTTACCAATCAAATTGCCTAAAATTAAAGTTTTAAAATCTTCAAAAGAAGCACTTAAAGAAAACAAAGAATGACTTCATACAACTTGTCCTAAATGTCATGAATTCGCAACTCGTGAAACGGACACTTTAGATACCTTTATGGAATCGTCATGATACTTTTTACGCTTTACCACACCTAAAAAAGATCGTATTGAAAAAATGTTCACCAAAGAGCTAGACTACTTTAATCAAGTTGATCAATACATCGGCGGAATTGAACACGCAATCCTTCACTTGCTTTATGCTCGTTTCTTCACAAAACTACTTTATAAAATGAAGATTGTTAAATTTAAAGAACCATTTAAAAAACTCCTTACACAAGGAATGGTTTTAAAAGATGGTGCAAAAATGTCAAAATCAAAAGGTAATGTTGTTGATCCAAGCGAGTTAATTAGCAAGTATGGCGCCGACACAGCACGTTTATTTATTCTTTTTGCAGCACCACCGGAAAATGATTTAGAGTGATCAAGCGCTGGTGTTGAAGGTTCATTTAAATTTATTAAAAAGCTAATCGCAAATATAGGCAATGTAATCAAAGTAGATAAACAAATCACTCCTAAAGATCTTAGTGATACTGATAAGGAAATTCGTTTTAAAATCCATAAACTACTTGAAAAATACTACACAACTTTTATGGATGAAAACACCACTTACAGTTTTAATACGATCATTGCCTTAGCGATGGAAGTTTTAAACGACTTAGCAAAAACAAGGAATTACGAAGTCTGAACTGAAGCATATTACATTATGCTAAATGTTTTAGAACCATTCATTCCCCATATTGCCAGCGAACTTTCGCAAGAATTATTTCTTTCTTCTAATTTAAGACATCTAATTTTAGATCAAAATGCGCTAGTGCTTGACTATGTTAAATATGCGGTAACGATTAACGGGAAAGTCCGCGGCGAAATGCAAGTTGATCGTAGCACCGGTAAAGAACTTGTCCTTGCTAAAGCTAAAGAAATCGCAGCAAAGTGACTTGAAGGTAAAGAAATTTTAAAAGAAATATTTATCCCTGGCAAACTAGTTAACTTTGTAATTAAAAACTAA